The Medicago truncatula cultivar Jemalong A17 chromosome 7, MtrunA17r5.0-ANR, whole genome shotgun sequence genome includes the window TTCCAGCACCACAACTgtttatcaaacaaaaatatggCAAATCAATTAGTCAAGCACCACAACCGTTTATCGAATAACTAATATATTTGTAcacgtgagcttaactcagttggtaaggataatgcataatgtatgcaaggtccagggttcaaaccccggccaccaccaaaaaagaataactgatatatttaaactatattataattatatacatcaattatttaatgttataaaaaaaaatatttgtttgtaataCTCCCTCGATTAAATGATTTCTTAATGAGCGTAAAAAACCTTAAACTACCATAGATGcagtaaatatatataaaaggagATGCACATGCAAAAAGTGACATACATTCAGAGTCTGTTGTGATCCAGTTTGCTTTTCTTCTACAAGTGGTGTGGCCACTTTGTGAAGAAGGGATGGATATGGTGGAAGTTGCAGTTTGGTTTTGTCCATTTCTTGTTGAAGAGGCCATTGAGAAAGCTGAGTAGGCAGATGAAGTAGTGGAACAGCTTTCCATATCCCATCTGAAACTGATCTTTGGTGACTCAGTTGAAACTTGATCATCATCTTGAACTGCTTTCAGGTTTCCACGTCTCCGGAACATTAAAACCTGATAAATATGCAATGATAAATCAAGAAGAGAAACTAGATAGTTAAGGGTTTTAAACAAAGTTCTGCAATTTGAGCCGCAATATCAAGGTTTTTGATTTTATGCCACCTCAATGCAATCAAGATCAAGGTAGCATTAGTATCTGATTAGACTAAAGATCGGATAATTCAACTGGTTTGAACTGATGGTTAAAGACCGGTGAGCAAAGATTGCGACGCGATGGCCATGGTGagcaaaaaatataatagttgTATATGTGACTGCACTTTTGTAATATCAAAGATTGCGACGCGATGGCCGAGGCCAAATGAACACACATTTTAAAAACTAGTTGAGGATTAAGAGGGTgatttcttttccatttttcaatTACTTTCTGGCTAATTATTGTATGTTAGCTTGTCGATTATTTGGCATGTTATTTTAGGTCCTTAGAAGAAGTGACAAACACCACTTAAAACTCACGGATCTTTAAATCTGAATGAAGGTGTTTAGTCTAACAATATCGTCGTTACTGGTTAAGCTAGGGGACCATTTGGCATTATAACTTGGCTACAGTATTGAcacataacaacaataatataaggacaaaaaaattatctcCCTAACATAGTGTTCACATATCTAAAACATAgaattgaaaatgatatttttatcatgcaacaaaaataaaataacataaagaaaatgtaaaaatatatgaatgcaAAACCAAAACTTATGCTAAACAAGTAAAGAGGTTGAAAAAGAATTACCTTTCTTCCATAGAATTTTCCTCCTTTATCTGTCTTGGCAGAGGCAGCAGCCCATCTAAGCAACTCTTTCATTCTAGACATAGGTTTCTTTCTATCACCTTTAACTTGATCTTTAGTTATTGTATTATCACATTGGTCATTTCTTTCAGCTGAAGATGATAATGGTGCTTCTTGAGTTATAGGCAAAACCTTGTTTCCTCCATGAGTTGTTGAGTCTGTCTTGTTAACAATTCCTTCATCTCTAGATGattcttctttcttcattttcataGAGTACACAAAATGTCTTCTACTAATGCCTATTCTCTTTAAGCTAAGGGTTCTGAAAAAACAAGCCTTTGGAATGTCTTTTCTATATAGTAAAGAGAATATCTTCAAATTCTTGTAACCATCTTTGCTGCATGAAAACCTCTTTGTCCTTTTATATGATCCATCTTGCTTTAGTCCACTAATATTCCCTTTACCATTTTgttctgaaaaaaaaaacatttagaaaatatattagcattaacattcaatttttaaaactaaCACAAACTTCTAACTTAATAACAAGAGTTGAAACATTTGTTGGAGAAATCAATCTTACCATTGATATAGGtgcttctctttctttcttgttcttGTGCCTTTTTAAAGAGCCATTGAAGAATCTGATATTATAGACCAAAAGGGTTATTAGCTTTGATGTGAATAATGCATGATacatattcaactatatatatataactatattatattataatgacACATAAGGAAGCATTACCTGCATGCCTACAGTGGAAACTTTTGTTCAcacttttaatataattattataatatattttttttttgtgtgtgtttgatGACTGTATTAGTCAAATGAATACAGCACTGCAAGATCTATCTGTGCTGTCTTAATGTTTAAAGATTCCTGTCTAGTTTTTAGGCTAATGGTGAGATGAAGACAAAGGAAATTGCAGTGAATCTAAGGAAGTTGAAGAGACAACTAGGCGGTGATAATGGAATAGTTGGCTTATTATTCTTAGTAACATGGGACTTGGTATATATAACATGATCAAGTGGTTGATGttaataagataaataaatatcacttaaaaatttaattaatgttttaatgTTTCAGCCTCTATGGCACTGTTTTTAGCCATACACTTGTATGTGTTTATATAAGTTGATACGATATATGTATGGACCCCAGCTTGATGTTAAACCAATTTTTGAGATTTGCATATGATAGTTTCAAATCAAGATGAAGATTtaagtataagtttgtgtggatTCAAGGAAGATATTTGAAGCATAATGCTCTAATCTAGTGTGgaagtttatattttcaattattacTTGGTTCATATTGtaataacaattttaatatAGTGAGTCATTAAGCTACAATTAAATCTAAGATAGACTAAAGTG containing:
- the LOC11408552 gene encoding uncharacterized protein, which codes for MQILQWLFKKAQEQERKRSTYINEQNGKGNISGLKQDGSYKRTKRFSCSKDGYKNLKIFSLLYRKDIPKACFFRTLSLKRIGISRRHFVYSMKMKKEESSRDEGIVNKTDSTTHGGNKVLPITQEAPLSSSAERNDQCDNTITKDQVKGDRKKPMSRMKELLRWAAASAKTDKGGKFYGRKVLMFRRRGNLKAVQDDDQVSTESPKISFRWDMESCSTTSSAYSAFSMASSTRNGQNQTATSTISIPSSQSGHTTCRRKANWITTDSEFVVLEL